The following proteins are encoded in a genomic region of Oryza brachyantha chromosome 11, ObraRS2, whole genome shotgun sequence:
- the LOC102710072 gene encoding uncharacterized protein LOC102710072, with protein MASFMPNHSTMLLASLFLIVLATSLVSTTCSKRGRVLESEEDRNVRYAVGDRKAYFEELCIDARDPEPGVKALETLFPKLEYRFEVTEFVTLIPHVIANWTAEAKALADPLIAAAMKKGQKLPKCLESCTASLDEVSNAMSGLPATINFGYPKVEKFLRKSFAEDAGPPMCVSGCPDKSCSPEEKIIADKFHDIWGLMDCVEPYADNYLAPPPPPQS; from the coding sequence ATGGCTTCCTTCATGCCTAATCACTCAACGATGCTATTGGCATCCCTTTTCCTCATCGTCCTAGCAACCTCCTTAGTCTCCACTACATGCTCCAAGCGTGGGCGGGTGTTGGAGTCGGAGGAGGATCGAAATGTGCGCTACGCTGTGGGTGACCGAAAGGCCTACTTTGAGGAACTGTGCATCGATGCGAGGGATCCTGAGCCAGGTGTGAAGGCGTTGGAGACACTATTCCCAAAGCTCGAGTACAGGTTCGAGGTGACAGAATTCGTTACGCtaatcccacatgtcatagccAACTGGACTGCTGAGGCCAAGGCCCTTGCCGACCcactcatcgccgccgccatgaagAAGGGCCAAAAGCTTCCCAAGTGCCTCGAGTCCTGCACCGCCAGCCTCGATGAGGTGTCCAACGCCATGTCTGGGCTTCCCGCGACGATCAACTTCGGGTACCCAAAAGTTGAGAAATTCCTCCGCAAGTCATTCGCAGAGGACGCCGGGCCCCCGATGTGTGTGAGTGGTTGCCCGGACAAGTCATGCTCCCCTGAGGAGAAGATCATTGCCGACAAGTTTCATGACATCTGGGGCCTGATGGATTGTGTGGAGCCATATGCTGACAACTATTTGGCaccccctccacctccacaaAGTTAA
- the LOC102710352 gene encoding pectinesterase-like isoform X2, which produces MAVMLPLVLIVLGALGFLASAAGSGGIMPSWVKPAADGEGLAFAGEVSVTVAQDGSGNYTSIVAALAAAPKSKTRYTVRIREGTYVEQLNITRHNVTLWGDGMGKTVITGNRGSPDKNYMLSSATVTALGRGFMARDLTIQNTAGVDGNQSLALRSNSQHTVLYRCGLDGFQDTLYAENKRQFYLDCDISGTVDLIFGDAKAVFQGCRLLVRRPKEGAHNVITAQGRDRPGYVQSGFSFQNCSVIAMPNENLTGVETYLGRPWRNHSHVIFMESFLDGIVHPSGWVHWDKNNPRFGDEKTVGYMEYNNRGPGANTTGRINWEGFSVPDAKKAEEYTVDRFINGSWWLPKELNYNHGL; this is translated from the exons ATGGCTGTCATGCTGCCTCTGGTGCTGATTGTTCTGGGCGCTCTTGGCTTCCTCGCAAGTGcggccggctccggcggcatCATGCCTTCTTGGGTgaagccggcggcggacggggAGGGGCTCGCGTTCGCCGGAGAAGTCTCCGTGACTGTGGCGCAGGACGGCAGCGGCAATTACACGTCCATCGTTGCTgccttggcggcggcgcccaagAGCAAGACGAGGTACACTGTCCGCATCAGAGAGGGGACGTACGTGGAGCAGCTCAACATCACGAGGCATAATGTGACTTTGTGGGGCGACGGAATGGGCAAGACGGTGATCACTGGCAACCGTGGCTCTCCCGACAAGAACTACATGCTTTCATCGGCTACCGTTA cggCCCTTGGGCGCGGTTTCATGGCCAGAGACCTGACCATACAGAACACAGCCGGAGTAGACGGGAATCAGTCGTTGGCTCTTCGGTCCAACTCGCAGCATACTGTTCTGTACCGGTGTGGGCTGGATGGTTTCCAGGACACGCTGTACGCGGAGAACAAGCGTCAGTTTTACCTGGACTGCGACATCTCGGGGACCGTGGATTTGATATTTGGCGACGCCAAGGCAGTGTTCCAAGGCTGCCGTCTCCTGGTGCGTCGTCCCAAGGAAGGAGCGCACAACGTGATCACGGCGCAGGGCCGCGACAGGCCCGGCTACGTCCAGTCCGGCTTCAGCTTCCAGAACTGCAGTGTCATTGCAATGCCCAATGAAAACCTCACCGGCGTCGAGACGTACCTCGGCCGTCCATGGAGAAATCACTCCCATGTCATTTTCATGGAGTCGTTCTTGGACGGCATCGTTCATCCTAGTGGCTGGGTGCACTGGGACAAGAACAATCCCCGTTTCGGAGACGAGAAGACCGTGGGCTACATGGAGTACAACAACAGGGGACCCGGAGCTAACACCACCGGGCGCATCAACTGGGAAGGCTTCTCCGTCCCCGACGCCAAGAAAGCCGAGGAGTATACCGTCGACCGCTTCATCAACGGCAGCTGGTGGCTGCCCAAAGAACTCAACTACAACCATGGCCTCTAA
- the LOC102710352 gene encoding pectinesterase-like isoform X1, with protein MAVMLPLVLIVLGALGFLASAAGSGGIMPSWVKPAADGEGLAFAGEVSVTVAQDGSGNYTSIVAALAAAPKSKTRYTVRIREGTYVEQLNITRHNVTLWGDGMGKTVITGNRGSPDKNYMLSSATVMTYGMHAAALGRGFMARDLTIQNTAGVDGNQSLALRSNSQHTVLYRCGLDGFQDTLYAENKRQFYLDCDISGTVDLIFGDAKAVFQGCRLLVRRPKEGAHNVITAQGRDRPGYVQSGFSFQNCSVIAMPNENLTGVETYLGRPWRNHSHVIFMESFLDGIVHPSGWVHWDKNNPRFGDEKTVGYMEYNNRGPGANTTGRINWEGFSVPDAKKAEEYTVDRFINGSWWLPKELNYNHGL; from the exons ATGGCTGTCATGCTGCCTCTGGTGCTGATTGTTCTGGGCGCTCTTGGCTTCCTCGCAAGTGcggccggctccggcggcatCATGCCTTCTTGGGTgaagccggcggcggacggggAGGGGCTCGCGTTCGCCGGAGAAGTCTCCGTGACTGTGGCGCAGGACGGCAGCGGCAATTACACGTCCATCGTTGCTgccttggcggcggcgcccaagAGCAAGACGAGGTACACTGTCCGCATCAGAGAGGGGACGTACGTGGAGCAGCTCAACATCACGAGGCATAATGTGACTTTGTGGGGCGACGGAATGGGCAAGACGGTGATCACTGGCAACCGTGGCTCTCCCGACAAGAACTACATGCTTTCATCGGCTACCGTTA TGACatatggcatgcatgcagcggCCCTTGGGCGCGGTTTCATGGCCAGAGACCTGACCATACAGAACACAGCCGGAGTAGACGGGAATCAGTCGTTGGCTCTTCGGTCCAACTCGCAGCATACTGTTCTGTACCGGTGTGGGCTGGATGGTTTCCAGGACACGCTGTACGCGGAGAACAAGCGTCAGTTTTACCTGGACTGCGACATCTCGGGGACCGTGGATTTGATATTTGGCGACGCCAAGGCAGTGTTCCAAGGCTGCCGTCTCCTGGTGCGTCGTCCCAAGGAAGGAGCGCACAACGTGATCACGGCGCAGGGCCGCGACAGGCCCGGCTACGTCCAGTCCGGCTTCAGCTTCCAGAACTGCAGTGTCATTGCAATGCCCAATGAAAACCTCACCGGCGTCGAGACGTACCTCGGCCGTCCATGGAGAAATCACTCCCATGTCATTTTCATGGAGTCGTTCTTGGACGGCATCGTTCATCCTAGTGGCTGGGTGCACTGGGACAAGAACAATCCCCGTTTCGGAGACGAGAAGACCGTGGGCTACATGGAGTACAACAACAGGGGACCCGGAGCTAACACCACCGGGCGCATCAACTGGGAAGGCTTCTCCGTCCCCGACGCCAAGAAAGCCGAGGAGTATACCGTCGACCGCTTCATCAACGGCAGCTGGTGGCTGCCCAAAGAACTCAACTACAACCATGGCCTCTAA